A segment of the Trifolium pratense cultivar HEN17-A07 linkage group LG7, ARS_RC_1.1, whole genome shotgun sequence genome:
TCATATTGTGTGTTCTATTATCTTTCTCTTTCAAAAAAGTAGGAGAGTCCTGTTACTTAAAATCACATtgaagatttttatttttaggattGTGCAGAAGATCTTAAGAAACATACATGAAGCGATAAATTCAAGTTTCATTGTCACTATattgttccttaaaaaaatgtcTATATTGCAGCATTAAAAGCTGCTTATCTACATGCTGCATAGACTTAAATTTGGTTCTCAACTTCTCATTATCCATAAATGACATCATATATTTCAAACCAAcaaagaatcatcaaaatccaTATTCCATTTTGAAACCTTTGCATATGTTTGatgtttcaaattttcaattcaaataaAGATACATTTAAGAAGGAATGGTTTATATACACATAAGATATTACAAAGAGAATTTAAGTCTATTGTGTAGTTGGTGTCAGAGTTTCAAACATCTCTGACACAATTTCATCTTTCATCACACATTCCAAAATTGCATCTGCAATCTCAAAACTAACATCTTTCACCTCTGTCTTATATTCACTCCATTCATTTATTGAATCCAAGTAATCCAAATTCAGCAAATTTCTCTCAAAATTTCCACCCCTTTGACTCCATTTTTTTGTCCTCTCCCATATAATCTTTCCCAACTTTTCAGTTGATGATCCTTTGCAATCTTTTCTATTCAGCTTTATAGTGAGTTCTCTCACACAATCAAATAGTAACCTCTTTGTCTTGTGCCCAAGAATCTCTTGCAGTTGTTTAGTATAATTCTTCTTTGATGTTTGAAAAATTGAACTAAATAGTGCAGCTGATAATAAAGAATCCTCTGTCATTTTCTTAGGCACAACCATACCACAAACACAAATATCCTTATTCAATTTTTCATGTGTCACACACACTGATACACAAGTAACATAACAAACTATTCTTAGATTATGGAACTGTAACTGTAACTATAACTGTAActgaattatttataaataacaGAAGTTGACTAACTTTACCTTCTATACATCTCTGTCGGTGCTTTCTGTTGATGGTATCTTGCTGGCTAGTAACCAAATtcattaacatgtcattttttttgttacctattattattcaaattcaaaaatttatgtaaataaGAATTTGAGTTAATTTCATACCTTTGGTTGCCGACACATGAAGCTATgtcttcttcctcctcctcatgatcatgatgatgatcatcatcatcatcatcaatatcTGAACATGAGTAGAACATAGTGGAGCTGCTGGCGGTTGAAAAACGTTCTGTTTGATCCATAGTTGTTTGAGCAAAGTTGTTCTTAGCTTCTTGAGTGATATCAACAACGTTGGCATGTTTGATTGTAGTGTTGGAGTCTTTGATCGTTGCGAaaagtttcttcttcttcttcttcttatgaTGTAAAGCTGTTaataaaactttaaaaaatggaaagaaaggTTTATGCTTTTTGTTTATGACAGAATTTGAAGGTGGTGTTTCAAAATTCTTGATTGAATtccatgattttgatttttctagTAAGTAAAGTTCTAAGATGAAAGGTTCTTGTTGCTCCTTTAGAAATTCTACAAGTTTTTTCTCTGGTTTGGATGTTGGTGAGGCCATAGAATTTGAGGGATTCACTCACACACACGGTTGAATTCAAAAGGAATTGGAtgggaatgaatgaatgaaatataAAGATGCGGCAGTTAAATGTTAGCGTGATAAGGTGCTGAGCAATAAATTTGGATATCTGACAGATTGGGACACTGCAAGCATATAATATTGATCTAggattcaatattttaattggGTTAGTTTAACTACCTCCCCTTCTGTCTTTTTCTTCTAACCTCCTCTAGGTACCGGCTAACGTTGAGCAGCGAACCATTAAAGTTGAAGTTGATGGGAATGTAGTTGCAAACACTCTAATGTTTAAGTCACTATGAAAACATGGAATGAAAGGTTTTTACGATTAGAATTTCATACCTTAAAGGTCTAAAACGAGAACATGTTGTATAGGAGTGACAATGGAGCCCCTAAGGCATTGATGGGTGGCGGTTACAAGATGTTGCCGATCAATGTTGAACATCGGTGCAATTGAATGTTGCGAAAGCACTACGCTTTTTAAGAATCTGAGTACGGCTGTTATTATTGATAGGAGACATCCATCGTTGGAATGAAAGTTCCTTTTATTGGGTCTAAGTGCCTCTGAGCATGGATTATAATGAGGTCGGCCGAGCTTGACTCGAATATCATTGTTGTGTATGAGAGGTTTAGCCATCAATATATTAAATACTATTGAACAATCAAACAAACAAGTGAAATTGGACACACCAAAAGACTTTTAATAATGTTGGGatgctttatttttaaaacattgatattTAAATCAAAGTAAGGGAATGTGTGATGATTATTCCACGACATAATTAGAGCACTTAATGTTTTAAATTATTGATATTGATAGGATAACATACTAAAGGTACTATTAGCTACCTTTTTAGGCATTAGCACGTAGCAATGGTAtgtgaataaaatattttaaagggTAAAACTACAAAAGTTCTAATATGCACATAATTGGGTAGGGAAGAAAATTGTTCATAACGATGACATGAGAACAACAATTGAAATGACGTTTTAGTTAAACTAATCTTACATAGGTTTAGTGttgtttttatgaattttttttatgtgtgttattttatttaaggTGGACAAGTGGAGttttttcaatttgaaaatgGCACAATGATTGAATACAATGCAATTACAAAGGGTTTCAAATCCAAGAGAAAATCTCTTTTGAAAATACTACTACAGTACAACCATTAATTTGTGATGCTTACATGCTATCTAAACCTTGCGTCAAGGACATGAACATTGCTATACTTAAATGCAATGCGTGTGCATATACAGTTCACTATATTCAAAACAATAAGTCCACTTGTTTTATTCATGCATTCGGCACATTCTTAGTAGTTGAATCAAGATCaatgattcatattttaaatttgtctTCTTTAAACAGattaaaaattgcatttaaatATAGGCTATATGATCTTAATCCAACAACCGAAGATGTGTCCAATGCATGAATGAAACATTTTATTGACCGCAAAGAATTTGCTTTCATTAACGTATTGGTGGAgtatataaatgtcaaattgtATTCGTAAATGAAGATTTTTACAGAGATTGTCTCATATAGGAACTCGTGGACATGAAAATTTTCCGCACATGACGAGGTAAAAGTCTCCTTGGTGATAGTGTGGGGACGAGGATCATACCACTCCACTCCGATAAGGATGAGCAATTCACTAAAATGTCTtttatgtgtgtatatatacaagtattttatgttatatttatttgtctttttaCAAGAAacttcttttatatataatgtCTACTATGGGTATGATGtgttaatattatatttattttatggattaaattattaattattttagcttattcaataaaaataaataataaaattaagttattttttcttGTTGATGGATCTCTTCGAAAACTAGAGATTCATGGAGATTTAGACGAAAAAAACCTCACTTAGCGGAGAGTGGGGACAATGAGCACAGAGTACTCCAATCACATTCAATAGAGTTTTCatctaaaaatcaaaatatttgtaGCAATGTCTTTACTCTCAAGTCTGCAAatgttacattaatttttttttttttttgtatggaaGTGTTTTTATATTCGAGTTTACctcaaataaattaaagaaataagGACAAACTACAAATCAGTTAGCCAATTACACTACCAAGGGGCAAGCTAGTTTAGATCCAACAAACATAAATCTTTGCTCATCACTCACACAATGCAATTCCCTTTTTTTTACTGTGAGTGATGAACAAAAAACCGGAACACATTTTATACACCTGaacaaagtgttccggtaactaaaaaaattcagaaaatttGTATACACCGAACACTTTTTGCAAGTGTttcggtaaaaaaaataaacagttCTTGAAAAATACTATAgtaaaataagggtaaaatgaaaatattttaaaatatgaaaggGTAAATGATTAAATGTAGgggttgataaaaaaaattcaacactATATATTGTCATTCCCTATGATGAGTGAGATTGACGAGAATAGATCTACATTGGGACTTAATTGGTATCCTTAAAGAGGAAGCCCAAATACCTTAAACAAGCAAGCCTTTTTGCAATTAAACCATGAGGTTTGAAAATTGCTATTTAAACCTCCCGAGTTGCTCCCAGGTCTCCCAAAAACTCAAAATACTCTCAAttttagggatggcaatgggtagggtactatagtacccatccccatacccacggattggaaaaatactcgtacccatccccatacccacGGATTGGAAAAATACctgtacccatccccatacccgcgtgggtaacaacttttccctccgtccccataccctatgggtacctaggtacccatacccgtacctgttacccgcatttttactaaaaataaattgattaattataaaatatcatataattttaatagaattaaaaaaatttcaaagattttattattgactcatgaaaattataaacaaaattattactaaccttatgttagagttcatatttatgttaaatattcacattatttttgtattatgttataaataaatatttttattaaaaatatgtaatagtttaacAGAGTTGTAtcgtttaaaattaatttacatatattattatataataatataaataaaataaataaatatatatcatgtgggtatggggcggggtgggtactaaggtacccgtacccgcatcCATActcgttcatttttgcgggtaattacccatatccgtacccgtacccaaaatgcggatttttaccctacccattatgggtaatttttgcgaatactcaaattgccatccctactcAATTTCCACTTCGGATCCTAGAATCCAAAAAAGATCAATTTCAGAATGTAGATTCCGAAATGCTGTTTTTTCTTCCGCATAATTTCTTAACAAAAGTTTATGGAACCATGGTGCACCTTGCCTATTTTTCAAGAAGTGTAAGACCTGCaattattaaaatttcaaatgaaaCAAGACATATAATTATGCCAACTATCCAAGTAAAACAaaagccaattttttttcaatttcagaTGCTAGATCAGAAATTTTCTGTTTGATTTTTGGCAACgcctttttttgttacaagtcgTTAGAAATGTAGTTTTGCCAACGACTTGTAACAAAAATAGGCGCtgccaaaaatcaaatttcttaaaGTGCTCATTCTAACATTGTTTCTGTGTGTAGATTTCTACGTTTTGTTCGTAAATTAGTATTTCGAAACTTACGTTTTGAAATCAATCTTTTTCGGATTCTAGAATCCAAAGTGGAAATTGAGAATGTTTTTGAGATTTTGGGAGCCTAAAGAGCAATTTTTGAGATGTCTAAACAAAATTAAACCATGAGATAATGTTAATAGCATTCGATTCAAGTTTGAGGTCAAGGAAAGTAACACTCAAGGACAACCCCTAGCTCCTATATATTCCCTACAAGTACTTTGTAATGGTGAAATCATGAATGCAGTAGCAACTATATTTCTCATTGTGCGTGATACAACCAAAGCCcaaagttttatttatttatttttttacaagaaatcCATAAATTTATATACTATTGCAACTTcgtttatgatattttatagacCATAAATAAAGcgtgaaaaaaatataacattaaaactcACATATTGTGAGATCTCAAATTTAAACCCGAATGAAAATGTCATTTCTAACCTAACAATTTTAGCATCGTAAGTTCAGCATGGACACTCTTAATATAATACTTTataccaaaaacaataaaattttacacttgagagaataaagtgtaatctaacaccatctaaattcattttctctaaatttttatatgtttctctctcttgatcaatggtaacaaaccacactttattctctcaagtgtaaattacacttgagagaatccattctcaAAAAATTGCGAGGGGTGCCATGACACAtccactacaaaaaaaaaaaaaaaaaactatttagtCACGGTCTATTAGCCACGATTATTTGGATTGTGGGTAAAGAACTTCATTTGTCATGATCTAGCCGTGGCTAAAATATAATTTGAGTTTTCTCGCGTGTTTTATTATACGTTTtccctctttatttttttcactcTCTCTTTACCAATTTCCTCAATATTTCACTTTCCCTTGCCGGAAAATATCAATGAGATCTTTCGTTTCCCTACCCAATATTTGTTATAGTGTTTACCATGGCTAAAAATTTGTTATCACATTTTAAGTAGCCGTCGCAAAAGTCTAATTTAACCGTGACTAATATTTGCAACGCCCATATAGGCCACCCTCAAAAACACCGTGGCTAAACAGTGAATTTCTTATAGTGATCCCACCCTAGCTAGAGGTCCGCCCACAGGTGCAAATGACATTCAAAATCCATTTTGTGGTATTGAAAAAGGTATTTTCGTCACATGATTAGTAAGATTTGATTTATTATACATGCAAGAGGATGGTCCCCCGTATGATCTCACGATATCAAATTATGGGCCACTCGTTTCTTTGTTCTTCTTTAGGGGGGAAAGCCATAATGCATGAATAATCCACCAATGTGCATGAGTATATATGTCTTAAATTTGTATTCATTCAAAAAGAAATGTCTTTGTAAAATGTATTAGCGGTCAAGCTAGTCTAATTAAGTCAAGTCTATGCAATTGAAAAAGTATTTAAAATTATCCAAAAAGACAcacaaaaagaagaaacaataaACATGCATATTCCTTGACCTTGTTTGGTTCACATAAGCTATAGCATAATTTACATTACATTGAATTGAGACAACAATATATATTCCATAAATCAAGATTCCAATATAAACCCTAAACACTTCTCAAACTTTACTCACCATCTCATCAGTTTCATCACTCactaatctatatatatatatatatatatatatatatataaagcataaATAGTTCTTCTACCACTACTCATAACCCTAATTATATTAACCAatcatagcttttaaatcattttctttaaaaaataaataataaaaaaattaacaattgtaattaattttttttatttagccaCGTGCCACATTACTTCTAATGATTTGTCATATGCCACATTTAATCTGAAGCATTCATAtgtcttttcatttcatttctatGCATACACAATTATGATTTTCATATGCCCAATTTAATTACCAAGAAATCTAATGGTTTTcaatgaaaagttttttttgaagcaatgaaaagttgtacaaatttaatttcatataagcACCTATTTTTATGGTGGACATTATAAATacttttctatttctttgtttctttttcgaTTTTTTCCACCACCTAAGTCATTTGGAAAgaattgattttcttctttacctatgttttttttttatcttccatTCACATTCACCTCTTCATCcttcttattttttcattttgttcctttttaatGTGTTTGCTCATGGTATTAGGTAATAATTCGTCATTTTAACTATTTATGTTTCCTCCCTTAATTACTAGCTTGCATTCAAGATATTTGCAACAATAGGTTTAATTCATATGCTTTGAATATCTATAAAATCTTTtgggaaaatgctaaacagtgcccccggggcactggttaagcatgttaaaataggaattttgtcttgaaatgcgtgcattcaatgcctcaaaagtaaacaaagttgtcttttcaatataaattttattttttatttcctttttaggtatgcttaacaagtgccccgggggcactgtttagcatgacccaatcTTTTGTTTTGTGGATATACTAATTTACATTGGTTGATCTAACAAAtacttcattttaatttttgtccaaGTAGATGTTGTTATCATCATGGAAGTAGGATTTAGTGTAATtgcttatatatttttaatgtaataCTACTATTATGCAATTGCCTTTATATATGCTACTTATTTATTTTGGGTTTCTATCACGGGAGTATATATTAAATagtgtattgttttttatttatttttacttttttatgtttgcattatatattttttgattttaatttagagATTGATATACTTGATTTATATGTAT
Coding sequences within it:
- the LOC123894267 gene encoding uncharacterized protein LOC123894267, whose product is MASPTSKPEKKLVEFLKEQQEPFILELYLLEKSKSWNSIKNFETPPSNSVINKKHKPFFPFFKVLLTALHHKKKKKKKLFATIKDSNTTIKHANVVDITQEAKNNFAQTTMDQTERFSTASSSTMFYSCSDIDDDDDDHHHDHEEEEEDIASCVGNQSQQDTINRKHRQRCIEVCVTHEKLNKDICVCGMVVPKKMTEDSLLSAALFSSIFQTSKKNYTKQLQEILGHKTKRLLFDCVRELTIKLNRKDCKGSSTEKLGKIIWERTKKWSQRGGNFERNLLNLDYLDSINEWSEYKTEVKDVSFEIADAILECVMKDEIVSEMFETLTPTTQ